In one Saimiri boliviensis isolate mSaiBol1 chromosome 3, mSaiBol1.pri, whole genome shotgun sequence genomic region, the following are encoded:
- the LOC101040034 gene encoding alcohol dehydrogenase 1C-like, with the protein MSTAGKVIKCKAAVLWEVKKPFSIEDVEVAPPKALEVRIKMVAVGICRSDDHVASGTIVSPLPVVLGHEAAGIVESVGEGVTTVKPGDKVIPLFTPQCGKCRICKNPESNFCLKSDLSNHRGTLQDGTSRFTCRGKPIHHFLGISTFSQYTVVDESAVAKIDAASPLEKVCLIGCGFSTGYGSAVKVAKVTPGSICAVFGLGGVGLSVIMGCKAAGAARIIAVDINKDKFAKARELGATECINPQDYKKPIQEVLKEMTDGGVDFSFEVVGRLDTMMASLLCCHEACGTSIIVGVPPDSQSLSVEPMLLLTGRTLKGGIFGGYKSKESVPKLVADFMAKKFSLDALITNVLPFEKINEGFDLLRSGKSIRTVLTF; encoded by the exons aTGAGCACAGcaggaaaa GTAATCAAATGCAAAGCAGCTGTGCTATGGGAGGTAAAGAAACCCTTCTCCATTGAAGATGTGGAAGTGGCACCTCCTAAGGCCCTTGAGGTTCGCATTAag ATGGTGGCTGTAGGAATCTGTCGTTCAGATGACCACGTGGCTAGTGGCACCATAGTGAGCCCACTTCCTGTGGTTTTAGGCCATGAGGCAGCCGGCATCGTGGAGAGTGTTGGAGAAGGGGTGACTACAGTCAAACCAG GTGATAAAGTCATCCCGCTCTTTACTCCTCAGTGCGGAAAATGCAGAATTTGTAAAAACCCGGAAAGCAACTTCTGCTTGAAAAGCGA TCTCAGCAATCATCGGGGGACCCTGCAGGATGGCACCAGTAGATTCACCTGCAGAGGGAAGCCCATCCACCACTTCCTTGGCATCAGCACCTTCTCCCAGTACACGGTGGTGGATGAGAGTGCAGTGGCCAAAATTGATGCAGCCTCGCCCCTGGAGAAAGTCTGCCTCATTGGCTGTGGATTTTCGACTGGTTATGGGTCTGCAGTCAAAGTTGCCAAG GTCACCCCAGGCTCTATCTGTGCTGTGTTTGGCCTGGGAGGGGTCGGCCTATCTGTCATTATGGGCTGCAAAGCAGCCGGAGCAGCCAGGATCATTGCGGTGGACATCAACAAGGACAAATTTGCAAAGGCCAGAGAGTTGGGTGCCACTGAATGCATCAACCCTCAAGACTACAAGAAACCCATCCAGGAGGTGCTAAAGGAAATGACTGATGGAGGTGTGGATTTTTCGTTTGAAGTCGTCGGTCGACTTGACACCATG ATGGCTTCCCTGTTATGTTGTCATGAAGCATGTGGCACAAGCATCATTGTAGGGGTACCTCCTGATTCCCAAAGCCTCTCAGTGGAACCTATGCTGCTACTGACTGGACGCACTTTGAAAGGAGGTATTTTTGGAG GCTATAAGAGTAAAGAATCTGTTCCCAAACTTGTGGCTGATTTTATGGCTAAGAAGTTCTCCCTGGATGCGTTAATAACCAATGTTTtaccttttgaaaaaataaatgaaggattTGATCTGCTTCGCTCTGGAAAGAG